The proteins below are encoded in one region of Micromonospora sp. DSM 45708:
- a CDS encoding PDDEXK family nuclease: MTSTGSVAASWLRPIPPATPPRLSRAGHVGYADRRLGELVQGRPPGVTGSQWSTAGRTGLDLVVCAADTGRPRFAVRFAAPAPDGSPARRAERLTDAVCDAVGLPLLRVESPTLGGEQVRRFVEYVLDARAYAAGTGPDSGDTVGFRDIEGRLPDGRRGPVNDLGAVARADAVQAYVAGRLADPIVRGLHVRWTGGPAEGWSWVEVRPGRCRVERVRLTSRGFSCGVDPGRLAEDLAVTALGERLRAPAADEPSLVDRTELREQVRRLAARRESFDGGFAFDHLCVD, from the coding sequence ATGACCAGCACCGGCAGCGTGGCCGCCTCCTGGCTGCGGCCGATCCCGCCCGCCACGCCACCGCGACTGTCCCGCGCCGGCCACGTCGGGTACGCCGACCGGCGGCTCGGTGAACTGGTCCAGGGCCGGCCGCCGGGCGTCACCGGCAGCCAGTGGAGCACCGCCGGCCGGACCGGCCTCGACCTGGTGGTGTGCGCCGCCGACACCGGCCGGCCACGGTTCGCCGTGCGGTTCGCCGCGCCCGCGCCGGACGGGTCGCCCGCCCGTCGCGCCGAACGGCTGACCGACGCGGTCTGCGACGCCGTGGGCCTGCCGCTGCTGCGGGTCGAGTCACCGACGCTCGGCGGCGAGCAGGTCCGCCGGTTCGTCGAGTACGTGCTCGACGCCCGCGCCTACGCGGCCGGCACCGGGCCGGACAGCGGGGACACGGTCGGGTTCCGCGACATCGAGGGCCGGCTGCCGGACGGCCGGCGCGGCCCGGTCAACGACCTCGGCGCGGTGGCCCGTGCCGACGCGGTCCAGGCGTACGTGGCGGGCCGGCTCGCCGACCCGATCGTGCGCGGCCTGCACGTGCGGTGGACCGGTGGCCCGGCCGAGGGCTGGAGCTGGGTCGAGGTGCGGCCCGGTCGCTGCCGGGTGGAGCGGGTGCGGCTGACGTCCCGGGGCTTCTCGTGCGGGGTGGACCCGGGTCGGCTGGCCGAGGATCTGGCCGTGACGGCGCTGGGGGAGCGGCTACGTGCCCCGGCCGCCGACGAGCCGTCCCTGGTGGACCGGACGGAACTGCGCGAGCAGGTACGCCGCCTCGCCGCCCGGCGCGAGTCCTTCGACGGCGGCTTCGCCTTCGACCACCTCTGCGTCGACTGA
- a CDS encoding histone-like nucleoid-structuring protein Lsr2 encodes MARKVITVLTDDLDGGKADRTVEFSLDGVAYTIDVSDENAGVLRKALDPYINAGRRIGRGPVDAGRAARRTTRPSTSGMDREQNRAIREWAAKNGYEISERGRIPVSVVEAYKSR; translated from the coding sequence ATGGCAAGGAAAGTAATCACCGTTCTGACGGACGACCTCGACGGCGGAAAGGCCGATCGGACCGTCGAGTTCAGCCTGGACGGCGTGGCATACACGATCGACGTCTCCGACGAGAACGCGGGTGTCCTGCGTAAAGCGCTGGACCCGTACATCAACGCTGGCCGGCGCATCGGCCGCGGACCCGTCGACGCCGGCCGCGCGGCCCGACGCACCACCCGGCCGAGCACCTCGGGAATGGACCGCGAGCAGAACCGCGCCATCCGCGAATGGGCCGCCAAGAACGGCTACGAGATTTCCGAGCGCGGACGCATCCCGGTCTCCGTGGTGGAGGCGTACAAGAGCCGCTGA
- the lon gene encoding endopeptidase La codes for MATLPVLPLTDAVLLPGMVVPVTLDPTTQAAVDAARATGDKTLLAVPRIDGEYGSVGVVATIEKVGRLPSGEPAAVVRGIARARIGSGVPGPGAALWVEATTLDEPAPAGRARELAREYRALMTSVLQQRGAWQVIDAMERMTDLSELADSAGYAPWLSLAQKTELLAAPDVTARLELLVGWVKEHLAEQEVTEQINTDVREGLEKSQREFLLRQQLAAIRKELGEDEPDGSADYRARVESADLPDTVREAALREVGKLERASDASPEAGWIRTWLDTVLEMPWNTRTEDHTDLAAARAVLDADHAGLADVKDRILEYLAVRNRRAERNLGVVGGRGSGAVLALAGPPGVGKTSLGESVARALGRTFVRVSLGGVRDEAEIRGHRRTYVGALPGRIVRALREAGSMNPVVLLDEVDKLAVGYAGDPAAALLEVLDPAQNHTFRDHYLEVDLDLSDVLFLATANVVESIPGPLLDRMELVTLDGYTEDEKVAIARDHLLPRQRERAGLTADEVTVADEALALIAGEHTREAGVRQLERALAKILRKVTVALASDPAPVRVDTGNLVRYLGRPRFTPESAERTAVPGVATGLAVTGAGGDVLFIEATSMEGEPGLTLTGQLGDVMKESAHIALSYLRSNGRRLGIDPNALAGRRIHVHFPAGAVPKDGPSAGITMVTALASLATGRPVRPEFGMTGEVTLSGRVLPIGGVKQKLLAAHRAGLTEVIIPKRNEPDLDDLPAEVREALTVHPLADVADVLALALRPAEVDAESLGGQPLAAA; via the coding sequence ATGGCAACTCTTCCGGTACTTCCCCTGACCGACGCCGTCCTGCTGCCCGGGATGGTCGTCCCGGTGACCCTCGACCCGACCACCCAGGCCGCGGTCGACGCGGCCCGCGCCACCGGCGACAAGACGTTGCTGGCGGTGCCCCGCATCGACGGCGAGTACGGCTCCGTCGGCGTGGTCGCCACCATCGAGAAGGTGGGCCGGCTGCCCAGCGGTGAGCCGGCGGCCGTGGTGCGCGGCATCGCCCGCGCCCGCATCGGCTCCGGCGTGCCCGGTCCCGGCGCGGCCCTCTGGGTCGAGGCGACGACCCTCGACGAGCCCGCTCCGGCCGGCCGCGCCCGCGAGCTGGCCCGCGAGTACCGGGCGCTGATGACCTCGGTGCTCCAGCAGCGCGGCGCCTGGCAGGTCATCGACGCCATGGAGCGGATGACCGACCTCTCCGAGCTGGCCGACTCGGCCGGCTACGCGCCCTGGCTCAGCCTGGCGCAGAAGACCGAACTGCTCGCCGCGCCGGACGTCACCGCCCGGCTGGAGCTGCTGGTCGGCTGGGTGAAGGAGCACCTGGCCGAGCAGGAGGTCACCGAGCAGATCAACACCGACGTCCGCGAGGGGCTGGAGAAGTCCCAGCGGGAGTTCCTGCTCCGGCAGCAGCTCGCCGCGATCCGCAAGGAACTCGGCGAGGACGAGCCGGACGGCTCCGCCGACTACCGCGCCCGGGTCGAGTCGGCCGACCTGCCGGACACGGTTCGCGAGGCGGCGCTGCGCGAGGTCGGCAAGCTGGAGCGGGCCAGCGACGCCTCACCCGAGGCGGGCTGGATCCGTACCTGGCTGGACACGGTCCTGGAGATGCCGTGGAACACGCGTACCGAGGACCACACCGACCTGGCCGCGGCCCGGGCGGTGCTCGACGCGGACCACGCCGGCCTGGCCGACGTGAAGGACCGCATCCTGGAGTACCTCGCGGTGCGCAACCGCCGCGCGGAGCGCAACCTCGGTGTGGTCGGCGGACGCGGCTCCGGCGCGGTGCTCGCCCTGGCCGGCCCGCCCGGCGTCGGCAAGACCAGCCTGGGCGAGTCCGTGGCCCGGGCGCTCGGCCGCACCTTCGTCCGCGTCTCGCTCGGCGGGGTCCGGGACGAGGCCGAGATCCGCGGTCACCGGCGCACCTACGTCGGCGCGCTGCCCGGCCGCATCGTGCGGGCGCTGCGCGAGGCCGGCTCGATGAACCCGGTCGTGCTGCTCGACGAGGTCGACAAGCTGGCCGTCGGTTATGCCGGCGACCCGGCGGCGGCCCTGCTGGAGGTGCTCGACCCGGCACAGAACCACACCTTCCGCGACCACTACCTCGAGGTCGACCTCGACCTGTCCGACGTGCTGTTCCTCGCCACCGCCAACGTGGTGGAGAGCATCCCCGGCCCGCTGCTGGACCGGATGGAACTCGTCACGCTCGACGGGTACACCGAGGACGAGAAGGTGGCCATCGCCCGGGACCACCTGCTGCCCCGGCAGCGGGAGCGGGCCGGGCTGACCGCCGACGAGGTGACCGTCGCCGACGAGGCGCTGGCGCTGATCGCCGGGGAGCACACCCGGGAGGCCGGCGTCCGGCAGCTCGAACGCGCGCTGGCGAAGATCCTGCGCAAGGTGACGGTGGCGTTGGCGTCCGACCCGGCCCCGGTCCGTGTCGACACCGGCAACCTGGTTCGCTACCTGGGCCGGCCCAGGTTCACCCCGGAGTCCGCCGAGCGCACGGCCGTGCCCGGCGTGGCGACCGGCCTGGCCGTCACCGGCGCCGGCGGGGACGTGCTCTTCATCGAGGCCACCAGCATGGAGGGCGAACCGGGTCTGACCCTCACCGGTCAGCTCGGGGACGTCATGAAGGAGTCGGCGCACATCGCGCTCTCCTACCTGCGCTCCAACGGACGACGCCTCGGCATCGACCCGAACGCCCTCGCCGGGCGGCGGATCCACGTGCACTTCCCGGCGGGCGCGGTGCCGAAGGACGGCCCCAGCGCCGGCATCACCATGGTCACCGCGCTGGCGTCCCTGGCCACCGGCCGGCCGGTCCGGCCCGAGTTCGGGATGACCGGCGAGGTGACGCTCTCCGGCCGGGTGCTGCCCATCGGCGGCGTGAAGCAGAAGCTGCTCGCCGCGCACCGGGCCGGCCTGACCGAGGTGATCATCCCGAAGCGCAACGAGCCGGACCTGGACGACCTGCCGGCCGAGGTGCGTGAGGCGCTGACCGTGCACCCGCTCGCCGACGTGGCGGACGTGCTCGCGCTGGCGCTGCGTCCGGCCGAGGTCGACGCGGAGAGCCTCGGCGGTCAGCCGCTCGCCGCGGCCTGA
- a CDS encoding DEAD/DEAH box helicase, which translates to MDAAPTPTDPAIPAHAEDATAFADLGLRTELLGALAALGYEEPTPIQREAIPPLLAGQDLLGQAATGTGKTAAFALPLLQRMPATRPDGDPVSLVLVPTRELAVQVSEAFHRYGKELGARVLPIYGGQPIGRQLRALDHGVDVVVATPGRALDHIARGTLRLGSLATVVLDEADEMLDMGFAEDIEAILEHAPAGRQTVLFSATMPARIDGLARQHLTDPVRIRIERERQVAGEAPRVRQSAYIVARAHKPAALGRVLDVESPTAAIVFCRSREEVDRLTETMNGRGYRAEALHGGMSQEQRDRVMGRLRAGTADLLVATDVAARGLDVEQLTHVVNYDVPSAPEAYVHRIGRVGRAGREGVAITLAEPREHRMLKTIERVTGQRITVDKIPTVADLRTRRFELTQAAVRESLLEDDLEPFRAVVESLTDEFDLMEVALAAVRLAHEATLPGTADEEEIPQVAVRPNREGRPGSESRDRRGGVRSRAAGTAQVFIGLGRRAGVRPQDLVGAITGETRVSGRDIGSIEIADRFSLVEVPQGMADEVIQGLRGSTIKGRKATVRRDRDGEGDGGGERRFDPRDRRDRR; encoded by the coding sequence ATGGACGCCGCACCGACCCCGACCGACCCCGCCATTCCCGCCCACGCCGAGGACGCCACCGCCTTCGCGGATCTCGGGCTGCGCACCGAGCTGCTGGGCGCGCTGGCCGCGCTCGGCTACGAGGAGCCGACCCCGATCCAGCGCGAGGCCATCCCGCCGTTGCTGGCCGGCCAGGACCTGCTGGGGCAGGCGGCGACCGGCACCGGCAAGACCGCCGCGTTCGCGCTGCCGCTGTTGCAGCGGATGCCGGCGACCCGCCCGGACGGGGACCCGGTGTCGCTGGTGCTGGTGCCGACGCGGGAGCTGGCCGTGCAGGTCTCCGAGGCGTTCCACCGCTACGGCAAGGAACTGGGCGCCCGGGTGCTGCCGATCTACGGCGGGCAGCCGATCGGCCGGCAGTTGCGGGCCCTCGACCACGGGGTGGACGTGGTGGTGGCGACGCCCGGCCGGGCGCTGGACCACATCGCCCGGGGCACGCTGCGGCTGGGCTCGCTGGCCACGGTGGTGCTGGACGAGGCGGACGAGATGCTCGACATGGGCTTCGCCGAGGACATCGAGGCGATCCTGGAGCACGCCCCCGCCGGCCGGCAGACGGTGCTCTTCTCGGCCACCATGCCGGCCCGCATCGACGGACTGGCCCGGCAGCACCTGACCGACCCGGTGCGGATCCGGATCGAGCGCGAGCGCCAGGTGGCCGGCGAGGCGCCGCGGGTGCGGCAGAGCGCCTACATCGTGGCGCGGGCGCACAAGCCGGCCGCGCTGGGCCGGGTGCTGGACGTCGAGTCGCCCACCGCGGCGATCGTGTTCTGCCGCAGCCGCGAGGAGGTGGACCGGCTCACCGAGACGATGAACGGTCGGGGCTACCGGGCCGAGGCGCTGCACGGCGGGATGAGCCAGGAGCAGCGGGACCGGGTGATGGGCCGGCTGCGCGCCGGCACCGCGGACCTGCTGGTCGCCACCGACGTGGCGGCCCGCGGGCTGGACGTCGAGCAGCTCACCCACGTGGTGAACTACGACGTCCCGTCCGCGCCGGAGGCGTACGTGCACCGGATCGGCCGGGTGGGCCGGGCCGGCCGGGAGGGCGTGGCGATCACGCTCGCCGAGCCGCGCGAGCACCGGATGCTGAAGACGATCGAGCGGGTCACCGGCCAGCGGATCACGGTGGACAAGATCCCGACGGTGGCCGACCTGCGCACCCGGCGGTTCGAGCTGACCCAGGCCGCGGTGCGGGAGTCGCTGCTCGAGGACGACCTGGAGCCGTTCCGGGCGGTCGTCGAGTCGCTGACCGACGAGTTCGACCTGATGGAGGTCGCGCTCGCCGCGGTGCGGTTGGCGCACGAGGCCACGCTGCCCGGCACCGCCGACGAGGAGGAGATCCCGCAGGTCGCGGTCCGTCCGAACCGGGAGGGTCGGCCCGGGTCCGAGAGTCGGGACCGGCGCGGTGGCGTACGCTCCCGCGCCGCCGGCACGGCCCAGGTCTTCATCGGGTTGGGCCGACGGGCCGGGGTACGGCCGCAGGACCTGGTCGGCGCGATCACCGGGGAGACCCGGGTGAGCGGGCGGGACATCGGCTCGATCGAGATCGCGGACCGGTTCTCGCTGGTGGAGGTGCCGCAGGGCATGGCCGACGAGGTGATCCAGGGTCTGCGGGGCAGCACCATCAAGGGGCGCAAGGCCACCGTCCGGCGGGACCGGGACGGTGAGGGCGACGGTGGCGGCGAACGCCGCTTCGATCCCCGGGACCGGCGCGACCGCCGGTAG
- a CDS encoding sensor histidine kinase gives MGAGIAGLTWVQVWFWDLLVEARQGQAAGARLAAAEERLRFARDVHDLLGHDLTVIALKAELAERLAPVDAARAGREAAEARRLAASALTRVRAAVHGYRAVDLAEQAVAVGEVLRSSGVRCTVVPPDADLPGPLAADLAAVVREAGTNVLRHSRAGWCRIEIVRADRLVTVTVRNDGVLGAGPDRLSGGLRGLADRLAPAGGRVRASAENGVFSLVATVPVTP, from the coding sequence GTGGGTGCCGGGATCGCGGGGCTCACCTGGGTCCAGGTGTGGTTCTGGGACCTCCTGGTCGAGGCCCGGCAGGGGCAGGCCGCCGGGGCCCGGCTCGCCGCCGCCGAGGAGCGGCTGCGTTTCGCCCGCGACGTGCACGACCTGCTCGGCCACGACCTCACCGTGATCGCGCTGAAGGCGGAGCTGGCCGAGCGGCTGGCGCCGGTGGACGCCGCCCGGGCCGGCCGGGAGGCGGCGGAGGCGCGGCGGCTCGCCGCGTCCGCGTTGACCCGGGTCCGCGCGGCCGTGCACGGCTACCGCGCCGTCGACCTGGCCGAGCAGGCGGTCGCGGTGGGGGAGGTGCTGCGCTCCAGCGGGGTGCGCTGCACGGTGGTGCCGCCGGACGCCGACCTGCCCGGCCCGCTCGCCGCCGACCTGGCCGCCGTGGTCCGGGAGGCCGGCACGAACGTGCTGCGGCACAGCCGGGCCGGCTGGTGCCGGATCGAGATCGTCCGGGCGGACCGCCTGGTGACGGTGACCGTCCGCAACGACGGCGTCCTCGGCGCGGGCCCGGACCGGCTCAGCGGCGGCCTGCGCGGCCTGGCCGACCGGCTGGCCCCCGCCGGTGGCCGGGTCCGGGCGTCCGCCGAGAACGGCGTGTTCAGCCTGGTGGCGACCGTGCCGGTGACGCCGTGA
- a CDS encoding response regulator transcription factor: MIRVLLADDEELIRLALAALLDLEPDIEVVAHAADGRAALAAALAHRPDVAVLDLEMPPPGGLAVAAELTRLLPGCAPVILTGHGRPAQLRPALAAGARGFLAKGAPGGALADVIRRVHSGARYVDPALAADALTLPACPLTPRELETLRLAELGTPVAVIARRTHLAAGTVRNHLSACVQKLGAADRSEAVRRAREAGWL, encoded by the coding sequence GTGATCCGGGTGCTGCTGGCCGACGACGAGGAGCTGATCCGGCTCGCGCTGGCCGCGCTGCTCGACCTGGAACCGGACATCGAGGTGGTGGCGCACGCCGCCGACGGGCGGGCCGCCCTGGCCGCCGCGCTGGCCCACCGCCCGGACGTCGCCGTGCTGGACCTGGAGATGCCGCCGCCCGGCGGCCTGGCGGTCGCCGCCGAACTGACCCGCCTGCTGCCCGGTTGCGCCCCGGTGATCCTCACCGGTCACGGTCGGCCCGCCCAGCTCCGGCCGGCGCTGGCCGCCGGGGCGCGCGGCTTCCTCGCCAAGGGCGCTCCCGGCGGCGCGCTGGCCGACGTGATCCGCCGGGTGCACTCCGGCGCGCGCTACGTCGACCCGGCGCTCGCCGCCGACGCGCTGACGCTGCCCGCGTGCCCGTTGACGCCGCGCGAGCTGGAGACGCTCCGGCTGGCCGAACTGGGCACCCCGGTCGCGGTGATCGCCCGCCGGACCCACCTGGCCGCCGGGACCGTCCGCAACCACCTGAGCGCCTGCGTGCAGAAGCTCGGCGCCGCCGACCGGTCCGAGGCGGTCCGGCGGGCCCGGGAGGCCGGTTGGCTGTGA
- a CDS encoding 2'-5' RNA ligase family protein, protein MRTVELLCSPELDATVRAAWSRLAAAGLPSLARNTHPTNRPHLTLASVDEFPPGVEQRLADLCDAALPLSVRLDRVAVLDGSAPLVWLVRPTPQLIALHGAVWDVLAGAPGPHPWHLPGRWVPHLSLALRFRGADRRRARAVAGADRAAGAFVAARSYDGDTRTVTELTAICPRPGG, encoded by the coding sequence GTGCGGACGGTGGAACTGCTCTGCTCACCCGAGCTGGACGCCACGGTGCGGGCAGCCTGGAGCCGGCTCGCCGCCGCCGGCCTGCCCAGCCTCGCCCGCAACACGCACCCGACGAACCGGCCGCACCTGACGCTCGCCTCGGTCGACGAGTTCCCGCCCGGCGTGGAGCAGCGCCTCGCCGATCTCTGTGACGCCGCGTTGCCGCTGTCCGTGCGGCTCGACCGGGTGGCGGTGCTCGACGGCAGCGCGCCGCTGGTCTGGCTGGTCCGTCCGACGCCGCAGCTGATCGCGCTGCACGGCGCGGTCTGGGACGTGCTCGCCGGGGCGCCCGGCCCGCACCCGTGGCACCTGCCCGGTCGCTGGGTGCCGCACCTGAGCCTGGCGCTGCGCTTCCGGGGGGCGGACCGCCGCCGCGCCCGGGCGGTCGCCGGCGCGGACCGCGCGGCCGGGGCGTTCGTGGCCGCCCGCAGCTATGACGGCGACACCCGCACCGTCACCGAGCTGACCGCCATCTGCCCGCGACCCGGCGGCTGA
- a CDS encoding family 43 glycosylhydrolase yields the protein MRHLHRGGVLAAVLTLVLAGAAPAPAAGPDRYANPVSAGFADTFADPVVVRGDDGTWYAFGTSDPLREGEGRAHRVPIARSADLVDWSYVGDAFDADQRPAYAAAGSAFWAPDVRRIGGRWVMYMTVTDTTVSDDTFDTAVGVATAPSPAGPWTFVDTPVVAPRPGAGGGYLWTIDPSQLTGADGRSYLYYGSYYGGISVTELSPDGLRAVGTSTPVAVDNKFEGAYALRRDGWYYLFASTANCCAGPATGYSVQVGRARDPRGPFVDREGQRLDVSRAGGTPVLTQNGNRWIGTGHNAVLTDLSGQDWIAYHAIDRADPYLDEPFGVNERPMLLDRLDWVDGWPTVNAGAGPSDGARPAPVTSGRVDARFGTADLGDWRTESGSWRAAGGVLTGTGTLASRTGTGGDLRVETDLRLTGATTAGLRLGTVDVRAGDGRLTAGGAAVALPAGTDLRDRHNLAVEVRGQQLVATLSPSRLGDPVARVSLRLARPVTGRLALRAEGGPAEFDNVSAARLYRPVRHEVAPPRVGPVLRGYSDEFSGGLDPAWRWVRQDPAATVSDGALRWPVQDADLSGTGNTAGVLLRDAPTGDYLAETKVTLDLGEESVRNYQQAGLVAYVDDDRFARLTQVAIWNTRQVEFGYELPFAGQPVYGGSIVGTPGTTTWLRLAHHVDRVTGEHEFRAGSSRDGKHWTWGAVWTFPADTTPRIGLVAHGGATPSVTAEFDYLRFHR from the coding sequence ATGCGACACCTCCACCGCGGCGGCGTGCTCGCCGCCGTACTCACCCTTGTGCTCGCCGGCGCGGCGCCCGCGCCCGCCGCCGGGCCCGACCGCTACGCGAACCCGGTCTCCGCCGGATTCGCCGACACCTTCGCCGACCCGGTCGTGGTCCGCGGCGACGACGGAACCTGGTACGCCTTCGGCACCTCCGACCCGCTGCGCGAGGGAGAGGGCCGGGCCCACCGGGTGCCCATCGCCCGCTCCGCCGACCTGGTCGACTGGAGTTACGTGGGGGACGCGTTCGACGCCGACCAGCGGCCCGCCTACGCCGCGGCCGGCTCCGCGTTCTGGGCGCCCGACGTGCGCCGGATCGGCGGACGCTGGGTGATGTACATGACCGTCACCGACACCACCGTCTCGGACGACACGTTCGACACCGCGGTCGGCGTGGCCACCGCGCCGAGCCCGGCCGGGCCCTGGACGTTCGTCGACACGCCGGTGGTCGCCCCGCGCCCCGGCGCCGGTGGCGGCTACCTGTGGACCATCGACCCGAGTCAGCTCACCGGCGCCGACGGCCGCTCCTACCTCTACTACGGCAGCTACTACGGCGGCATCTCGGTCACCGAACTGTCCCCCGACGGGCTGCGCGCGGTCGGCACGTCGACCCCGGTCGCGGTCGACAACAAGTTCGAGGGCGCCTACGCGCTGCGCCGCGACGGCTGGTACTACCTCTTCGCCTCCACCGCGAACTGCTGCGCCGGCCCCGCCACCGGCTACTCCGTCCAGGTCGGCCGCGCCCGTGACCCGCGCGGCCCGTTCGTCGACCGGGAGGGCCAACGCCTCGACGTCTCCCGGGCCGGCGGCACGCCGGTGCTGACCCAGAACGGCAACCGGTGGATCGGCACCGGTCACAACGCGGTGCTCACCGACCTGTCCGGACAGGACTGGATCGCCTACCACGCCATCGACCGGGCCGACCCGTACCTGGACGAGCCGTTCGGCGTCAACGAGCGGCCGATGCTGCTGGACCGCCTCGACTGGGTGGACGGATGGCCCACCGTCAACGCCGGCGCCGGCCCGTCCGACGGCGCCCGCCCCGCGCCGGTCACCAGCGGTCGCGTCGACGCCCGTTTCGGCACCGCCGACCTGGGTGACTGGCGGACCGAGTCCGGCTCGTGGCGGGCCGCCGGCGGCGTGCTGACCGGCACCGGGACGCTCGCCTCGCGTACCGGGACCGGCGGTGACCTGCGGGTCGAGACCGACCTGCGGCTGACCGGCGCGACCACGGCCGGGCTGCGGCTCGGCACGGTGGATGTCCGGGCCGGCGACGGACGGCTCACCGCGGGCGGGGCCGCCGTCGCGCTGCCCGCCGGCACCGACCTGCGCGACCGGCACAACCTCGCCGTCGAGGTACGCGGCCAGCAGCTCGTCGCCACGCTCAGCCCGTCCCGGCTCGGCGACCCGGTCGCCCGAGTGTCGCTGCGGCTTGCCCGGCCGGTGACCGGCCGACTGGCGCTGCGCGCCGAGGGCGGCCCGGCCGAGTTCGACAACGTCAGCGCCGCCCGCCTGTACCGCCCGGTCCGGCACGAGGTCGCCCCGCCCCGGGTCGGCCCGGTGCTGCGCGGCTACTCCGACGAGTTCTCGGGCGGCCTCGACCCGGCCTGGCGGTGGGTACGCCAGGACCCGGCCGCGACCGTGTCCGACGGCGCGCTGCGCTGGCCGGTCCAGGACGCCGACCTCTCCGGCACCGGCAACACCGCCGGGGTGCTGCTGCGCGACGCGCCGACCGGTGACTACCTCGCCGAGACCAAGGTGACGCTCGACCTGGGCGAGGAGAGCGTCCGCAACTACCAGCAGGCCGGCCTCGTCGCGTACGTCGACGACGACCGGTTCGCCCGGCTGACCCAGGTGGCCATCTGGAACACCCGGCAGGTCGAGTTCGGCTACGAGCTGCCCTTCGCCGGCCAGCCGGTCTACGGCGGCAGCATCGTCGGTACCCCGGGCACCACGACCTGGCTGCGCCTGGCCCACCACGTCGACCGGGTCACCGGCGAGCACGAGTTCCGCGCCGGCTCCAGCCGGGACGGGAAGCACTGGACGTGGGGCGCGGTGTGGACGTTCCCGGCCGACACGACGCCGCGGATCGGCCTCGTCGCCCACGGCGGCGCGACGCCGTCGGTGACGGCGGAGTTCGACTACCTCCGCTTCCACCGCTGA
- a CDS encoding linear amide C-N hydrolase: MRRTLIATGLALLLLGTGCGESRPPAGPADAGTPTASRQDPGQAERTLASLRKVDDLPLYEMTYVGDYDPTAGVADSTPPSPFGCSLFAALADRDRPLFARNFDWQPNPALVLRTDPPDGYASISLVDISYLGVPADPAGDRRLLDAPLLPFDGMNERGLAVGLAADDGARAEPVAGRPTVGSVRILRLVLDAAATVDEAVAVFERYNLDFDGGPPLHYLLADATGASAVVEFVDGKLRVDRRRGPWQALTNVPAVGVPDRELRQDHRYGVLARELDRAGGKIDSAGALRLLDAVRQSHTRWSVTYGLRSGEVRLVTAGGGVRDYRLPMS, from the coding sequence ATGCGGAGGACGCTCATCGCCACCGGTCTCGCACTGCTGCTGCTCGGCACCGGCTGCGGGGAGAGCCGCCCACCGGCCGGCCCGGCCGACGCCGGCACGCCGACCGCGTCCCGCCAGGACCCGGGCCAGGCCGAGCGCACGCTGGCCAGCCTGCGCAAGGTCGACGACCTGCCGCTGTACGAGATGACCTACGTCGGCGACTACGACCCGACCGCCGGGGTGGCCGACAGCACGCCGCCGAGCCCGTTCGGCTGCTCGCTGTTCGCCGCGCTCGCCGACCGGGACCGGCCGCTGTTCGCCCGCAACTTCGACTGGCAGCCGAACCCGGCGCTGGTGCTGCGCACCGACCCGCCGGACGGGTACGCCTCGATCTCACTTGTGGACATCTCCTACCTGGGCGTCCCCGCCGACCCGGCCGGTGACCGACGGCTGCTCGACGCGCCGCTGCTGCCGTTCGACGGGATGAACGAGCGTGGTCTCGCCGTGGGGCTCGCCGCCGACGACGGCGCGCGGGCCGAGCCGGTGGCCGGGCGGCCCACCGTCGGCTCGGTGCGCATCCTGCGCCTGGTGCTCGACGCGGCGGCCACGGTGGACGAGGCGGTCGCCGTGTTCGAGCGGTACAACCTCGACTTCGACGGTGGCCCGCCGCTGCACTACCTGCTCGCGGACGCCACCGGGGCGTCCGCGGTGGTCGAGTTCGTCGACGGGAAACTGCGCGTCGACCGGCGTCGGGGTCCCTGGCAGGCGCTGACCAACGTGCCCGCCGTCGGCGTGCCGGATCGGGAGCTGCGCCAGGACCACCGGTACGGCGTGCTGGCCCGGGAGCTGGACCGGGCCGGCGGGAAAATCGACTCCGCCGGCGCGCTGCGCCTGCTCGACGCGGTCCGCCAGTCGCACACCCGCTGGTCGGTGACGTACGGGCTGCGCAGCGGCGAGGTGCGGCTGGTGACCGCGGGCGGCGGCGTGCGCGACTACCGGCTGCCGATGAGCTAG